The genome window GCGGCGCGCTTCATCATGAACTGCAACCAGAACCGGGTGCCGCTCATCTTCTTCCACGATGTGAACGGCTTCATGGTGGGAAAGGAAGCCGAATGGAGCGGCATCATCCGCGCCGGAGCCAAGATGGTGAATGCGGTCTCAAACAGCGTGGTGCCCAAAATCACCGTGATCTGCGGCGGAAGCTTTGGCGCGGGCCATTACGCGATGTGCGGAAAGGCATACGATCCGCGGTTCATCTTTGCCTGGCCAACCGCGCGCTACGCAGTGATGAGCGGGGATGCCGCTGCCGAGACGCTGGTGGAAATCAAGGTGAAACAACTGGAGCGCAGCGGGAAAGCGTTGAGCGAAGAGGAAAAAGGCGAAATGCTCGAATCGATCCAGAAAACTTACGAGCACCAGACGGACCCACGGTACGGCGCAGCCCGCTTGTGGGTGGACGCCATCATCGACCCGGCCCAGACCCGCGAAGCGCTGACCTGGGCGCTCGAGGCAGCAGCATTGAATCCCGAGATAAAAGAATTTAAGACTGGCGTGCTGCAGACGTAAAAGCACCCTCACGCAAAGGCGCGGCGACGCAAAGGAAAGCCAGAAATATCGAAGCAAAATCGCAATACTTGAAACCGCATCAGGCGCGCCACGCAAAGCTTATGCCTGCGATAGCTTTGCGCCTCAGCGCCTTTGCGAGCTGAAGCTATTCGCGTCACTGTGATAGCTTTGTGCCTTGGCCCCTTTGCGTGAGATAGCTTTTCTTATGACTGAAAACGAAATCGCCACTCAGGTTGTCGACGCAGCCTATAAAATTCACACGACGCTTGGCCCCGGGCTGCTTGAATCGGTTTACGAGGCCGTCATGGCGGAAGAGTTAGCTCGACGGAGTTTACTGGTGGTTCGCCAGCAGGCGATTCCGGTGATTTATCAGAACGTTCACCTGGAGGTTGGTTTCCGTGCAGATCTGATCGTCGGAGGAAAAG of Terriglobia bacterium contains these proteins:
- a CDS encoding GxxExxY protein, whose product is MTENEIATQVVDAAYKIHTTLGPGLLESVYEAVMAEELARRSLLVVRQQAIPVIYQNVHLEVGFRADLIVGGKVIIEIKSIERIAPVHKKQLLTYLRLTDKRLGILINFDVELIKDGITRVVNRLNE